The Chryseolinea soli nucleotide sequence GCTTGTCCTCGATCACTAAAATTTGAATACTGCTTTCAGTGAACTGAAATTTCGCGAGGTGCAGCGGGCTCATGCAATGTTATGCCAGAACTTCTTTTTCCATAACCACCTTACCGTTATAGTAAAGCTTGCCTTCGAGCCAGAAAGCTCTGTGGGGCAGGTGGTGTTCGCCTGTAGTAGGGCACACGGCCAATTGCTTCGCAGTAGCCTTATAGTGTGTTCTTCTTTTATCTCTACGGGTTTTCGAGAGTTTTCGCTTGGGATTCGGCATAGTCTAATACATTTATTATTGTAAATTCTTCAAAATATTCCAACGAGGATCTATATCATCGTCATCTTTGTCGTTGCTCTTGCCATCTTCCGGGTCGCCACCGGACGAATACACAATCTTTCCTTCCGAGTCGTCATCGTCGGCTTCGTCCTGAAATTTAGGATGAAGCTTTTTCAGCGGAACGGCCAGGCTGATGAACTCGTACATCAATTGTCCCAGTTCCAGGGTGGCCGTGTCCCGGTGGATGATCATGATCTCATCCGTAATTTCTTCGTCGGCGTCCCCGTACTTGAACATGACCTTGTGCACGTTCTCGATCGGATAATCAAAGGGTTCCAGGCTGCGGTCGCAGACCAGTTTGGCAATTCCTTTGATCTTGAACTCGGCTTCGAGGAAGGTTTCGTGTTTAAACAATAAGACGTCAGCATGGAAAGTGCCCTCCGAAAGAAGGTCCGACCCATATTTCCTGAAAAACGCGTCACCAATTTCAAATTCGAAATGG carries:
- the rpmF gene encoding 50S ribosomal protein L32, whose translation is MPNPKRKLSKTRRDKRRTHYKATAKQLAVCPTTGEHHLPHRAFWLEGKLYYNGKVVMEKEVLA
- a CDS encoding YceD family protein, which codes for MFKHETFLEAEFKIKGIAKLVCDRSLEPFDYPIENVHKVMFKYGDADEEITDEIMIIHRDTATLELGQLMYEFISLAVPLKKLHPKFQDEADDDDSEGKIVYSSGGDPEDGKSNDKDDDDIDPRWNILKNLQ